Genomic DNA from Candidatus Koribacter versatilis Ellin345:
CGCGGATGCGATGGCTGGTGATCCCGAGTGTGATCGGTGGCGCGGCGGGCGCGCTCCTGCTGCGGATTACGCCGCCGAATGCGTTTGAGAAGATGGTGCCGTTCCTGGTGCTGTTTGCGACCGTGATTTTTACGGCTCGTGCTCCGATACAGCGGTTGATCAAGTCGGCGCATCCGGAGGCGCACCGTACCAAGAAGTGGTTCGTGATCGGTCTCGTGTTCCAAATGCTGGTGGGTTTGTACGGGGGATATTTTGGCGCGGGCATCAGCATCATGATGCTTTCGGCGCTGAGCATTTTTGGCATGACGGACATGCTGCAAATGAACGCGCTTACGAGTTTGTTTTCGCTATGTATTAATGGCGTGGCGGCGTTGTTGTTCATCTGGGCGAGCATGGTGTATTGGCCGTATGTGCTGGTGATGGCGATAGGTTCGATTCTGGGTGGGTATGGCGCGGCAGGCTTGGCGCGGAAGATTGGGGGCGATCGGGTGCGCGTGTTTGTGCTGGTGGTGGGGTATGCGATTTCGGCGCTGCTGTTTGTGAAGATGCTGCGGTGAATGGAGCTGTGGCGCTGCGGGCAACAGCAGATCCTTCGCTGCGCTCAGGATGACAGGAGAGAGTCGTGTGAGGGACAGAGAGACCCGGCTCTCGCGAGGCGGAAGGGCTAGTGTTTCGGTGTGTTGTAGATGAGCGGATTCAGGGATGGCTCGTTGTACATCTTGAGTTGGCGGTAGAGTTTGAAGCGGCGGCGGCCGGCGAGGATGTCGGCCCAGAGGGAGTCGAGGGCGTCGGCGAGGTCAGCGCGCTGTTCGGCGAGGATGGCGAGGCGTTCGCGGTTGCGCTGGGCGTGTCCGATGGGAGCGTTGGGGCGGTCGATTTCCTGCTGAGTGTGGTAGAGCTTCAGCGAAAGGATCGAGAGGCGATCGATCATGAGGCCGAGGCTTTCGGAGTGGAGCGGAGCGTCGGGACGCGGGAGGTTGCGTTTGGCGAGGTCTTCCAGAGCGAGACGGTCGCAGAGTTCCATGAAGTCGTTGCGGCGCTGGTTGAGCTTGTCGATGGCGCGTTTTACCGAAGCGATTTGGAAGTCCTGAGCGCCAGGGAGGCGCGCTTTGTCTTCCTCGTGCCAGAGCTCGAAATTGGCGTAGTGCTGCTGTTCGACGGCGGCATCAAAATTGTCGGGCTCACCCGCGAAACGCGCCGTGACGGTGTGCCAGCGACGGGTACATTCGTCGTGCAGGCCTAGGATTGCTTTGCCGTTGACCATCCCTTGATAGAGCAGTGCGGCTCCAGCGTTCATCATAACTGGTTCGCACGTTACTACAAATGGGGAGAAAGCATCGCGGCAATTTACGCCATCAGGAGATGGAGTCGTGGAGCGAGTCATTGTCGGCGATGGGCAGATTCTTCTGCGTCTTCTGCGCGGCGAGAGATGAGTACACCGCCGCAGAGGCGACGATTACGTTGGCGACGACTATCGGCATCGCGTGAATGAGCACACCGTAGGCGACCCAGAGGAGCGCGGCACCGGCCTGGATCCAACGCAGGGTGGTGGCACCTTTGAAGAAGTAGGATGTGGAGAAGACGGCGGTGGCGATCCAGCCAATGGTGTTGAGCACGGTCATGACTATGCTCCTACCCGGTTGGTGAGTCCGGGTTCTGCCGGACTCAACGTCAACCAGTCGGTGCGGACCTTCTCCCACTCCTGGACGAGGAAGCCATTGCGTTCGAAGAACTCGCGGATCTGTGGCTGTTTCCATGCGAGAACTTTTTCGAGGATGGGCACGAGCATGGCGAGCGCGTTGTTGCTGAGAACAGTGCGCTGCGCGACGGCCGAAACTTTTCGGGTTTCGGAGACGGCGATGGTGAGGCCGTCGAGGCCGTTGACGTGCAGCATGGCGTGCATGTCGGAGCTGCCGTCCCCGGCATAGATGAGGTGATCGGGTCCGATTTGCAGGGCATTCTGAAGTTCGTCGAGGCGAACGACTTTACCGTAGCCGGCGGTAGCGCGTTCGATGCGCTGGATGCGGCCCTGGGCATCGTACTTAAATTCGGTGCCGAAGATGTGCGTGGCGGGGACGATGCCCTCGAGCGCGGAGCGGACGATTTCAACGGGCGCAGCGGAGAGGACGTAGAAATCGAAATGATAGCCATCGATGCCGTTGGCGAGGAGGTCGAAAAGTTTGTCGATGTCCTTTTTCAGAGGGACGAGTTTGCCGGCCTGATAGAGGTGCTCGGGGCGGACGCGGTCGTGGAACTCGGGGTCGTGCAGCAGGAGGTAGGCAAGCTCGGCGCCCTGCTGGACGAGGTTGAGCTTGGCCATGCCGGTGGCACGGCGGTCGAATTCTTCTTTGGAAACGCCGAGGAGTTCGGCGAGGATCAGGCCCGAATCGTTGAAGCTGAGGGTCTGGTCGAAGTCGCTGGCGAACAGATAGCGTTTCAGCAGTTTTTCGTTCATACGCATTAGATTCCAGAGTGGCTGCAAACGACTGATAATGGTGTATGAAAAGCGTTTGCCGAACCCTCTGCCCCGTGAGCTAAACGTCTCATAATAAAGGTGGTTAGAGAAGGTCAAATTTCAGGATGACAGTATCGGAATTTTGCCGCATACGGTTTACGATTTCGTAAACTTTGGAGCAATTATGAATGACAAAAAGTTGATCGATCTGAGCCATACGGTGGAGCAGGGCGTGGTGACCTACAAAGGATTGCCGGCGCCGGTGATGTGCGATTTTTTGAGCCGCGAGGACTCGCGGGAAATTTACGCGGAGGGAACGGAGTTTCAGATCGGCAAGATCGAGATGGTCGCGAATACGGGGACGTATGTGGACAGTCCATTTCATCGATTTGCGGATGGTTGCGATCTTTCTGAACTGAGACTGGAGCAGTTGGCGGATTTGGAGAGTGTCGTAGTGCGAGTATCCGGACGAAGGGTGCCGGCCTCGGCGTTTGCGGATTTGGATGTGCGCGGGAAGGCGGTGCTGGTGCATACGGGGTGGGCACGGCACTGGGCGACGGAACAGTACTTCGAGGGGCACACGTTTCTTGCCGAAGACGCGGCGGTGTGGTTGCGCGATGCGGGAGCGGTTCTCGTGGGGATCGATTCTTACAACATTGATGACACGAATGACGGACGGCGTCCGCTGCATACGACGTTGCTCGGTGCGGGGATTCCGATCTGCGAACACATGTGCAATCTGGAGGCGCTGCCGGAGAGTGGATTTCGATTTAGCGCGGTGCCGGTGAAGGTGAAGGGGATGGGAACGTTTCCGGTGAGGGCCTGGGCTGCAATCTAAACAAAAGTTGCTCGACTGCGAATGCGCATTGGGGTGCGCATTCTTCGCTCGCCATCAAGCGCGTGGTGAGCGATAGGGGTCCTTCGACTGCGTCGCGCTTCGCGCGACTCCGCTCAGGATGACAGAGTTAAAACTTAAATCAAAAACTCCGACTGCTATGCGGCATCAAGGGCGCGGGTGCGGGCGAAGACGTATCTTGCGATTTTGGGGAAGCGTAACAACTGGAGCGCGAATTGGGGGAGGGGGCGCGGGCAGCCGAGGAGCCAGCGGGCTTGGGCGGCGGCGCGGAAGGCGGGGAGGAACTGCTGCTCGTAGCGGCGGCGGTAAGTGCGGGCGGCTTCGGCGGCGGAGACGCGTCCGGTGATGGAGTGCATGGCGGCTTGCGCGGCGGCGGCGCCGGTGCGAAGCGCGAGCGAGATGCCATCGCCGGCGAAGGGGTCGATGAAACCGGCGGCGTCACCGGCAAAGAGGAGGTCGTCGCGCTCGGGTTCTGGCTCGGCGTAGATGAGCGGCGCTGTGGTGACGAGATCGGTGACGGGTTCCCACACGCGCGTGCGTTTCGCGAGTTGCGAATTGAGTTGGAAGACGGTACTGAGATCGGTGGCGAGGTCGGCGCGGACGAGGGCGGCGGCGTTGACGGTGTTGGCGTCGATGGGTTGAACGCCGCAGTAGCCACCGGGGAAGAAGTAGAGATCGGTGGAGAGCGATGGATTCGCTTCGCGGAAGTGGGCTTTGAGTCCGATTAGCTTTTTGGCTTTGGGCTTGGCGACGGGGTGGCGGAGTTTGGACCAGCGTCCGGTGGTGGCGATGGCGGCGGCCGCGATGAAGGCGCCGATGGAAGTCGCGGCTTGAAATTCGCCGTTGGAGAGGATGGATTCGACGGTTACGCCGTCGCGACAATCTACGCCGGCATTTTTTGCGGCGCTCCAGAGAGCGGCGTCCATGTCGTAGCGTGGAATGCTGGCCGAGGCGAGGACCGGGATCTCGACGGATGTGCCTTGCAGGAACATGCGGGTGCGACTGATCTTCGGCGCGCGCTCGATGAGGTCGAGACCGTGCGGCATGTGCGAGAGAAGCTGGCGCAGGGTCTCGATCGATTCGGCGGAGACGAACTCACCACAAACTCTATGGCGTGGGAATTGGCCTTGTTCGAGCAGCAACACGCGCGCGCCGAGGCGTGCGGCAGTGATTGCGGCGGAAGTTCCGGCGGGGCCACCTCCGGCGACGATCAGGTCGTAGCGTGCTACTTCCACAGGATGATTCCCATGCGAAAGAGGAAGTGGTGCTCGAGGGTGATCTTGCGCGCGCCGCAGTTGGCGAGCAGCGGGCGGACTTCGTCGGGCGTGTAGGCGGCGCGGATGGAGGCGAGAGAATCGTGCCAGGTGATTGGGCTGCCATAAAGAGGCAGCGAGATGTGGGCGAGAGTGAGATGCAGGCGGCTGCGGATTAAATCGCTGATGAGCACGGCTCGGCGCGCGACGCGAAGGGTTTCGCGGGCGAAAGTTGCGACTTGGTCGGTGTCGAGATGATGGAGGAAGAGACCGCAGGAGACGATGTCGTAAGAGTTGTCGGCGAAGGGCATTTTCAGGGCGTCGCCAACAAACGTGGGGACACCGTTGGTGGGGAGATGGGTTTGGGCGCGGTCGAGGAGAGCGATGTCGAGCGTGATGCCATCGCTGGCTAGCCAATCGGTGGCAGCTTGGGGGACGTAGCCGGTGCCGGAGGCGACTTCTAGTAGCTTGAGATTTTTGACGCCGGTTTCGTGGGCGACCTTGCGAATCATTTTCGCGGTGGATGTCACGCCACCGAAGAGGGTGTTGATGAGACGGAGGTCGTCGAGGGAGGCGCGGACCTCGTGGGGAGTGCCAAGATCGGCGTCGAGAAGTTCAGGGACGACTTGGCGGCGCATAGGGGTTGGACGAAGGAAGCATGAAGTGTGATGCAAAGGATTGTAGCGTGTTGTCGATAGCAGAACAGCAGATCCTTCGTCGCTGCGCTCCTCAAGGATGACAGGAGAGGGCGGTGGAAGTGCTGGTGGTCTCGTGGGCTGACCGCGAGGCGGTTGCGGCGTGGATTCGAAGCAAAATCGCTATACGGTTTCGAGTTCTTCTTCTAACAACTGTTTGTTGTAGAGCTCGGTGTAGTAGCCGTTTTTGGCGACGAGTTCGTCGTGGGTGCCTAGTTCGACAATTTGGCCGTTTTCGAGGACGGCGATTTGGTCGGCATTGCGGACGGTGGAAACTCGGTGCGAGATGAAGACGGTGGTGCGGCCCTGCATGAGGCGGCGGAGGTGGTTGAGGATTCGGTCTTCGGTTTGAGTGTCTACGCTGGCTAGGGCGTCGTCGAGAACCAGAATTTTGGGATTGCGGATTAGGGCTCTCGCGATGGCGGTGCGTTGTTTTTGCCCGCCGGAGAGGGTGATGCCGCGCTCGCCGACTACCGTGTTGAAGGACTCGGGAAACTCTTCGATCTCGGCGGCGATGCTGGCGGCTTCGGCGGCGGCGCGGATTTCAGTGTCGGGCGCATCGGGAGCGCCGAAGGCGATGTTCTCACGGATGGTGTCGCTAAAGAGGAAGGTTTCCTGCGGCACGAAGCCGACGTTTTTGCGAAGAAGCTCGAGTGGGAACTCGCGGATGGGGCGGCCATCGATCAGGACGGAGTTGGGGGCGGCGTCGTAGATGCGCGGAATCAGATTGACTAATGTCGATTTGCCGCTGCCGGTGGGGCCGACGATGGCGAGGCTGGTGCCGGCGGGAACGGTGAGGTTCACATTCTTGAGGACCAGCGGCGGATCGGTGTGTTTGTCGGCGTCTTCGGCGCGCGGTGGATAGGCGAAGGTGAGATCGCGGAATTCGATCGTGCCGGTGACTTCTGTGGGCGGATGGAACGGAACATCGGCGTCTGTGATTTCCGACTTCTCGTCGAAGATCTGCTGGATGCGAGCCATGGATGCGGTGCCGCGCTGGAAGATATTGATGACCCATCCGAGGGCGATGATGGGCCAGGTGAGCTGCACCATGTAGATGTTGAAGGCGACGAAATCGCCAAGATTGATGCGGTGGGTGAGGACCTCGCGTCCGCCGAGCCAGAGGACGAGGATGATGGAGAGGCCGAGCATGAGTTCGAGAGTCGGCCAGAGCATGCCCATCAGGCGCACCAGGCGCAGGCTGCGGTGGATGTATTCGTCGTTGGCGGCTTCGAAGCGCGCGATCTCGGGATCTTCCTGGACGAAGGCGCGGATGACGCGAACGCCGGAGAGGTTCTCCTGAACGCGGGCGGTGATATCGGAGAACATCGCCTGGATGCGTTCGAAGCGCTCGTGAATCTGCTTGCTGAAGTACTGGATGACGATGCTGGCGATGGGCAGCGGCGCGAAGGCGTAGAGCGTGAGCTTGGGGCTGATGTGCAGCATGAAGAACAACGCGCCAGACATAAAGGCGAAGGTGTTGGCCGAATACATGATGGCCGGGCCGATGAGCATGCGCACCGCATTGAGGTCGTTGGTGGCCTTGGCCATGACGTCGCCAGTGCGGGTGCGCTGGTAATAGGAGTACGAGAGGCCTTCGAGGTGGCGGAAGAGGTCGTTGCGGAGATCGAATTCGATCTCGCGCGAGACGCCGATCATCAGCCAGCGAGTGAGGAACTGGAAGATGCCCTTGGTGCCGGCGACGGCGAGCAGCAAGAACGAGTAGGTCACGAGTTTGTGGCGCGAGACGCCCAGGTTGAGGTCGTTGATGGCGCGGGAGAGGACTTGCGCGAACAGGATCCAGACGCCGTTGTTCAGGAGCACGCAAACGGCCCCGAAGAGCAGGGTGCCGCGGTACTTCTTCATGTATGGGAACAGCGGGCGGAGTCGCGCAATCATTGGATACAGATTAGATGATAGCGGAAGGAGAGGGATGCGGAGTTTCGTGGTGGTGCGGGCTTAACAGCAGATTCTTCGTCGCTACGCTCCTCTGAATGACAAGAGGCGGCGGTGGAGGTGCGGGCTGATTCGTGGGCTGGCCGCGAGGGAGAACAGCAGATTGCCACGTCGCGCTGCGCTCTCCTCGCAATGACAGAAGAGAGTGATGCGAGGGAGGGAGTAGTGCGGGCTGGCCGCGACGAGTAGCGAACCTGGGCGTTGTGGTAGCGATAGGTCCTTCGACTTCGCGACCCTCGGTCGCTTCGCTCAGGATGACAGAACTCCATTTATCCGCTCGGGATGACGGAGGTTAGGTGGGGACGCGGAGGACCATGTAGCCGGCGGCGAAGCCGAAGATCAGGTTGGGGGCCCAGGCAGCCAGTAATGCGGGGAGTTGATTGGCGTTGCCCATGGCTTCGAAGAGGCCGGCGCTTACCCAATAGAGGATGGCGATGCCGATGGCGGTGGCGACTCCGGCGAGGGGACCTCCGCGACGTTGGCGGTAGACGGAGAACGGGATGGCGAGGATCGCCATGACCAACGTGATGATTGGGTAGGCGAGCTTCTTATAGAGCTGCACACGGAAGCGGACGACGTCGAAGCCGCTTTGCTGGAGATCGTGGATGTAGCGCAGGAGTTCCTGGTAATCCATCTCCTGCGACTGGCGGACTTCCTTCTTGAAATACGCAGGCGGCTCGGCGGCAAGGGCGATGGTTTCGACCTCGAAGGGCTTGAATTCTTCGATCGCGGAGCCGTTGAGTTTGCGCATCCAGCCTTGTTCGAAGACCCACTTCTGGAGACCATCTTCCCAGTGCGCGTGCTGCGCGTAGATGCGCGACTGAAGCGCGAACGTCTTGGGATCGAACTGGAAGATGGAGATTCCGCCGAAGCGGTTCTGGTCGGCGTCGTAAACCTCGTAATAGTAGATGGTGTTGTTGGAGCCGAAGATCCATTTGCGGTCGGGCCGCAGGTAGGTTTGCGGCGGCTTGCCTTTGATCTCGTTGCGCAACGTTTCCTGACGCTTGTTGGCCTTCGGAATGTAGAGCTGATCGAAGACGAATAGCGATGCGGCGACGACTCCGGCGATGGCGATGACAGGGAACGCGACGCGATAGATGCTGATTCCGGTGGCCTTCATGGCGGTGATTTCGTTGGAGCGCTGCATGAGGCCGAAGGTGACGAGCACGGCGAGGAGGACGCTGAGCGGCGTCATGAGATAGATGAGCGACGGGCTGAGGTTGAGCAGGTAGTCGCCGAGCATGACGACGGAGACACGGTTCTTGACTATGTCGCCGAGGAGTTCAAAGAAGGTGAAGACGAGCGCGAGCATTACGAAGGTGGTGAGCACCATCACGAAGTAAAGCAGGAAGTCGCGCAGGATCATGTCGTCGAGGAGCAATGGGAACTTTGCCCTGAAGACGCGGGTGCGACTGAAGGACTTCTCGAAGGCGTCGCCTTTGCCTTCGACGTTACCGTTGGCGCTTTCGGATGTTGAGAAGCGTTCGCGGAGGGTGTCCCAACCGGTGGTGAGGAAGCTGAGATCAATCGGAGCACGATCTACGCGGTGCAGCAGCATGATGCCGGCGACCAGGAAGACCACGTTGGCCATCCACACGCCTACAGCGGGAGGGAGTTTCCCCTGGCGACCGAGCGAAACGCCGATCAAAGAGACGACGTAGTAGGCGAAGACGAGAATGATCGTCAGGACAAAGCCCATACTCTTGCCGCCACGGCGCGACGAGAGTCCGAGTGGAATACCAACAAGCGTGAGGACGAGGCACGCGGTGGGTAACGCGATACGGCGTTGGAATTCGACGGCATACCAGCGGGCCTTGACCTGGGCGATCGAGTTGCCGAGGTAGTGGCCGGCGGAGACGCCTCCGGAGTGCGCGAGCCGCCAGAGTTCCTGGGTGCTGAGTTCGGCTACGGGAACGAGTTCGGGCGCAGGCTTGTCGTTGGTCTCAGGAAGCTGGATGGGGATGTCTGTTTGATCGAAGGTGGAGACCTGGTACTGGGTTGGGTCCTTCGGATTGGTCTCCTGCTGGGTGCCGTTCTCGAGATGAAGGTGCAGGCTGTTTGGGCCTTCGGCAACGACTACGCCGCGCTCGGCCATCGTGATTTTCGGCTGCGAGGGGGTGCTTACGTCTGCCAGGAAGACACCACGCCAAAGTGCCGAGCCGCTGCCAGACTTCGAGTCTTCAACATATAAGACGTAATTCTTAAAGTCTTCGTAGAAGACCCGGGGCTGGACTTCGAACGATGCCTGCGAGCTTTTGAGCTTGTCCTGAAGATGGGCGAGGGCGGCGGCGGAACGCGGCGCGACGTAAAGATTGTTGACGAGAGCGAGGATCCAGAGCGCGACCGAGAAGATCGAAACGATGCGGACGAAGAAGAGCGAACCGAGTCCGCTGGAACGCATGGCGGTGACTTCGCTGTCGGCGGAGAGGCGGCTGAGTCCGATGAGGATACCGACGAGAACCGCCATCGGAAGGGTGACGGTGAGTGCGGTGGGGAGCGTGAGGAAAAAGATTTCGGCGACACTCGGAAGCGGAGCGCTGTTGCGCACGATGAGCTCGAGCAGGCGGCCGAGGTCACGCATGAAAATGACAAACGTGAACAGGGCGAGGCCAATGGCTCCGTGCGACAGAACTTCGCCAAGGATGTATCGAGTGAGGATGCGGCTCCGCACGGCATTAGTGTAACGCTTACAAAGGCAAAAGAATTAACCACGAAGGACACCAAGTGCACGAGAGAGAAAACCTTTCACCACGAAAGGCACAAAGGGGCACGAAGGATTTCTAGGGGTTTCTTGACATTGGAGATGAAAGCAGTGCTGGGGGGAGAAGAACTTTCGGAAATGAAATAACAACCCTTTGTGTACTTTGTGTCCTTCGTGGTGAAAGCTTTTCGGTTATGTACGTAAGCTAACGGAACTTTTCAACATCGCCGATCTTGATACACTGGAGCGGCTCAAACAACCCATGTCTCGCGATTCCAAGATTTATCTCGTGCTCCTCTGGCACATGCACCAGCCTTTTTACAAGGACCTCGTCTCCGGGGAATACCGGCTGCCGTGGGTCCGAATGCATGCACTCAAGGATTACTACGGCATGGTGAAGTTGCTGGACGAATTCCCGAACGTCCACCAGAACTTCAATCTTGTGCCGTCGTTGTTGGAGCAGTTGCAGGATTATGCGGCGGGAACGGCCCGCGATCCGTTTTATGAGATCGTGGCGAAGCCGGCGGCGCAGTTGGGCGATGCGGGGAAGCGGTTCGCGCTGCAGTATCTGTTCCAGGCGAATCCGGACCACATGATTGGGCGCTATCCGCGCTATCGAGAATTGTTTCAACGCTATTTGCAGTTGAGTGGGCGGGAGCATCCGGAGCAGCGGTTCGACAACCAGGACATTACCGATCTGCAAGTGTTGTCGCAGGTGGCATGGTTCGATGAGTTCTTCCTGGAGCGGCCAGAGATCAAAGCGCTGGTTGCGAAAGGGAGCGGATTTACGGCGGACGATCAGCGGACGATGCTGCTTATGCAGCGCGAGATTATTTCCGCGGTGATCCCGGCTTATGTGGAGGCGGCGAAGAAGGGGAGTATCGAGATTTCGGCGACGCCGTACTATCACCCGATTTTGCCGCTGATTTGCGATACGTATGCGGGCGAGGAGTCGTCGCCGGGGCTGCCGATGCCGCAGGCACGCTTTCAGAGGCATGACGATGCGGAAGAGCAGATCGTGCGCGCTCTGGATTATCACGAGAAACTGTTTCATCATCGACCGGCTGGATTGTGGCCGAGCGAGGGCAGCGTTTCGGAAGAAGCGATTGCGATTGCGGCGGGCGCGGGCGTGCAATGGATGGCCACCGATGAAGGTGTGCTCGGCCGCACGCTGGGGAAATTCTTCGAGCGGGACTTGAAGGGCCAGCTCAACGACGAGAGCGCCAGAGACCTGTTCAAGATTTATCGCTACGAGAAGAGCGGGAAGCGGATGCACATGGTGTTCCGCGACCA
This window encodes:
- a CDS encoding HAD-IB family phosphatase; protein product: MNEKLLKRYLFASDFDQTLSFNDSGLILAELLGVSKEEFDRRATGMAKLNLVQQGAELAYLLLHDPEFHDRVRPEHLYQAGKLVPLKKDIDKLFDLLANGIDGYHFDFYVLSAAPVEIVRSALEGIVPATHIFGTEFKYDAQGRIQRIERATAGYGKVVRLDELQNALQIGPDHLIYAGDGSSDMHAMLHVNGLDGLTIAVSETRKVSAVAQRTVLSNNALAMLVPILEKVLAWKQPQIREFFERNGFLVQEWEKVRTDWLTLSPAEPGLTNRVGA
- a CDS encoding DUF4254 domain-containing protein, which translates into the protein MMNAGAALLYQGMVNGKAILGLHDECTRRWHTVTARFAGEPDNFDAAVEQQHYANFELWHEEDKARLPGAQDFQIASVKRAIDKLNQRRNDFMELCDRLALEDLAKRNLPRPDAPLHSESLGLMIDRLSILSLKLYHTQQEIDRPNAPIGHAQRNRERLAILAEQRADLADALDSLWADILAGRRRFKLYRQLKMYNEPSLNPLIYNTPKH
- a CDS encoding sulfite exporter TauE/SafE family protein; this encodes MFTHMQMTPVHLVIAAVAAFLAGGINSVAGGGTLVTFPTLMALGLPPVIANATNTVAIWPGTVGSLWGFRREFAQTETRMRWLVIPSVIGGAAGALLLRITPPNAFEKMVPFLVLFATVIFTARAPIQRLIKSAHPEAHRTKKWFVIGLVFQMLVGLYGGYFGAGISIMMLSALSIFGMTDMLQMNALTSLFSLCINGVAALLFIWASMVYWPYVLVMAIGSILGGYGAAGLARKIGGDRVRVFVLVVGYAISALLFVKMLR
- a CDS encoding methyltransferase domain-containing protein, giving the protein MRRQVVPELLDADLGTPHEVRASLDDLRLINTLFGGVTSTAKMIRKVAHETGVKNLKLLEVASGTGYVPQAATDWLASDGITLDIALLDRAQTHLPTNGVPTFVGDALKMPFADNSYDIVSCGLFLHHLDTDQVATFARETLRVARRAVLISDLIRSRLHLTLAHISLPLYGSPITWHDSLASIRAAYTPDEVRPLLANCGARKITLEHHFLFRMGIILWK
- a CDS encoding cyclase family protein codes for the protein MNDKKLIDLSHTVEQGVVTYKGLPAPVMCDFLSREDSREIYAEGTEFQIGKIEMVANTGTYVDSPFHRFADGCDLSELRLEQLADLESVVVRVSGRRVPASAFADLDVRGKAVLVHTGWARHWATEQYFEGHTFLAEDAAVWLRDAGAVLVGIDSYNIDDTNDGRRPLHTTLLGAGIPICEHMCNLEALPESGFRFSAVPVKVKGMGTFPVRAWAAI
- a CDS encoding ABC transporter ATP-binding protein, giving the protein MIARLRPLFPYMKKYRGTLLFGAVCVLLNNGVWILFAQVLSRAINDLNLGVSRHKLVTYSFLLLAVAGTKGIFQFLTRWLMIGVSREIEFDLRNDLFRHLEGLSYSYYQRTRTGDVMAKATNDLNAVRMLIGPAIMYSANTFAFMSGALFFMLHISPKLTLYAFAPLPIASIVIQYFSKQIHERFERIQAMFSDITARVQENLSGVRVIRAFVQEDPEIARFEAANDEYIHRSLRLVRLMGMLWPTLELMLGLSIILVLWLGGREVLTHRINLGDFVAFNIYMVQLTWPIIALGWVINIFQRGTASMARIQQIFDEKSEITDADVPFHPPTEVTGTIEFRDLTFAYPPRAEDADKHTDPPLVLKNVNLTVPAGTSLAIVGPTGSGKSTLVNLIPRIYDAAPNSVLIDGRPIREFPLELLRKNVGFVPQETFLFSDTIRENIAFGAPDAPDTEIRAAAEAASIAAEIEEFPESFNTVVGERGITLSGGQKQRTAIARALIRNPKILVLDDALASVDTQTEDRILNHLRRLMQGRTTVFISHRVSTVRNADQIAVLENGQIVELGTHDELVAKNGYYTELYNKQLLEEELETV
- the lptF gene encoding LPS export ABC transporter permease LptF; the protein is MRSRILTRYILGEVLSHGAIGLALFTFVIFMRDLGRLLELIVRNSAPLPSVAEIFFLTLPTALTVTLPMAVLVGILIGLSRLSADSEVTAMRSSGLGSLFFVRIVSIFSVALWILALVNNLYVAPRSAAALAHLQDKLKSSQASFEVQPRVFYEDFKNYVLYVEDSKSGSGSALWRGVFLADVSTPSQPKITMAERGVVVAEGPNSLHLHLENGTQQETNPKDPTQYQVSTFDQTDIPIQLPETNDKPAPELVPVAELSTQELWRLAHSGGVSAGHYLGNSIAQVKARWYAVEFQRRIALPTACLVLTLVGIPLGLSSRRGGKSMGFVLTIILVFAYYVVSLIGVSLGRQGKLPPAVGVWMANVVFLVAGIMLLHRVDRAPIDLSFLTTGWDTLRERFSTSESANGNVEGKGDAFEKSFSRTRVFRAKFPLLLDDMILRDFLLYFVMVLTTFVMLALVFTFFELLGDIVKNRVSVVMLGDYLLNLSPSLIYLMTPLSVLLAVLVTFGLMQRSNEITAMKATGISIYRVAFPVIAIAGVVAASLFVFDQLYIPKANKRQETLRNEIKGKPPQTYLRPDRKWIFGSNNTIYYYEVYDADQNRFGGISIFQFDPKTFALQSRIYAQHAHWEDGLQKWVFEQGWMRKLNGSAIEEFKPFEVETIALAAEPPAYFKKEVRQSQEMDYQELLRYIHDLQQSGFDVVRFRVQLYKKLAYPIITLVMAILAIPFSVYRQRRGGPLAGVATAIGIAILYWVSAGLFEAMGNANQLPALLAAWAPNLIFGFAAGYMVLRVPT
- a CDS encoding NAD(P)/FAD-dependent oxidoreductase encodes the protein MEVARYDLIVAGGGPAGTSAAITAARLGARVLLLEQGQFPRHRVCGEFVSAESIETLRQLLSHMPHGLDLIERAPKISRTRMFLQGTSVEIPVLASASIPRYDMDAALWSAAKNAGVDCRDGVTVESILSNGEFQAATSIGAFIAAAAIATTGRWSKLRHPVAKPKAKKLIGLKAHFREANPSLSTDLYFFPGGYCGVQPIDANTVNAAALVRADLATDLSTVFQLNSQLAKRTRVWEPVTDLVTTAPLIYAEPEPERDDLLFAGDAAGFIDPFAGDGISLALRTGAAAAQAAMHSITGRVSAAEAARTYRRRYEQQFLPAFRAAAQARWLLGCPRPLPQFALQLLRFPKIARYVFARTRALDAA